A window of the Arenibacter algicola genome harbors these coding sequences:
- the msrA gene encoding peptide-methionine (S)-S-oxide reductase MsrA, whose product MSSKKLEIATVGGGCFWCVEAIFQEVRGVQKVISGYTGGNAPGKPTYREVCSGLTGHAEVVQITYDANIISYEDILVIFMTTHDPTTLNRQGADIGTQYRSVIYYHNDSQKEIAGLVLKEVAPYYEQAIVTEISPLETFYEAEEYHQDYYRNNQSQGYCSAVISPKISKLRKMHADKIKRTKV is encoded by the coding sequence ATGAGCAGTAAAAAATTAGAGATCGCTACCGTAGGAGGTGGATGCTTTTGGTGCGTTGAAGCCATTTTCCAGGAAGTGCGTGGTGTACAAAAGGTAATTTCGGGATATACCGGCGGAAATGCGCCGGGCAAGCCTACCTATAGGGAAGTATGTTCCGGCCTAACTGGCCATGCGGAAGTGGTACAAATAACCTATGACGCCAATATCATCTCCTATGAGGACATCTTGGTCATTTTTATGACCACCCATGACCCTACCACCTTAAATAGACAGGGAGCAGATATAGGGACTCAATACAGATCTGTAATATACTATCATAACGACTCCCAAAAAGAAATTGCCGGGTTGGTCCTAAAGGAAGTGGCGCCATATTACGAGCAGGCCATTGTTACGGAAATAAGTCCTTTGGAAACTTTTTATGAGGCCGAAGAATATCATCAGGATTATTATAGAAATAATCAGTCGCAGGGCTACTGTAGCGCCGTTATTTCCCCAAAAATAAGCAAGCTTAGAAAAATGCATGCCGATAAAATTAAAAGAACAAAAGTTTAG
- a CDS encoding DNA/RNA non-specific endonuclease, which translates to MNKYRKNRIIYTTLLLVCVVLFWIFDNFYTPAPYSLPEGEGDRTEIPQWLWPSSTTGEIVQHAHFALSYNEGYEQAEWVAYVLEKSHLTYDDRKRPLFLEDPKVSSRSADWRNYKGSGYDRGHLCPAGDRRFSKNAYNETFYTSNITPQDREFNAGVWNRLEQQVRYWAKKDGPLFVVTAGVLERGLPSIGEEDVAVPKYFYKIVAKGQGDNLKIIGFLFPNKESSAKLYQFAVPVDSLEKMTGIDFFTDLPDEQEDFLEAGLNTSGWRF; encoded by the coding sequence ATGAATAAATATAGGAAAAATAGGATAATTTATACCACCCTGTTGCTGGTTTGTGTGGTCCTATTTTGGATATTCGATAATTTTTATACGCCCGCCCCTTATTCCTTGCCTGAAGGAGAGGGAGATAGGACGGAAATTCCGCAATGGCTATGGCCTAGTTCCACCACTGGTGAAATAGTACAGCATGCCCATTTTGCCCTGTCCTATAATGAAGGTTATGAACAGGCGGAGTGGGTGGCCTATGTATTGGAGAAATCGCACTTAACCTATGATGATAGGAAAAGACCACTTTTTCTTGAGGATCCTAAGGTGAGTAGTAGATCGGCAGATTGGAGGAACTACAAAGGCTCGGGATATGATAGGGGGCATTTATGTCCGGCCGGGGATCGCAGATTCTCCAAAAATGCCTATAACGAAACTTTTTACACGAGCAATATTACTCCACAGGATAGGGAATTTAACGCAGGAGTCTGGAATAGGTTGGAGCAGCAGGTGAGGTATTGGGCCAAGAAGGATGGTCCATTATTTGTTGTAACTGCGGGAGTTTTGGAAAGGGGGTTGCCCAGTATAGGGGAGGAGGATGTGGCCGTTCCAAAATATTTTTATAAGATCGTGGCCAAAGGACAGGGGGATAATCTAAAGATTATAGGGTTTCTCTTTCCCAATAAGGAGAGTAGCGCAAAATTGTATCAATTTGCGGTTCCTGTGGATTCTCTTGAAAAAATGACGGGGATAGATTTCTTTACCGATTTGCCCGATGAACAAGAGGATTTTTTGGAGGCTGGTTTAAATACCAGCGGTTGGAGATTTTAA
- a CDS encoding carboxy terminal-processing peptidase, translating to MKRNLAYALIVMLVAVASCSFTNKSFETDDKDKLLLDLITYVLERGHYQPKDIDDDFSVNVFEGFLDILDPTKRYFLESDIQEFEKYKFQLDDQIKNTDITFFDMVYQRLLKRMEDAKEIYKEVLDEPFDYSVDETIEINYDGQGYVDSRKDLKERWRKQLKYATLGTYDSKLNLNKESAKAGTDGDEPVAFEDENRAAGPLTPEQAEKAARESTKNTLDDYFDFVDDLERKDWFVQYLNTIVEVFDPHTFYFAPDDKEKFDTSMSGKFEGIGARLQKKKDQTKIVEIISGGPVWRDQQLEVGDEILKVGQNGEAPVDIVGMRLDDAIKFIKGPKGTIVDLTVRKVDGSLVVISLTRDVVELEESYAKSAAIIKGNQKYGLINLPKFYVDFEDYNERNAATDVAQEVERLKEAGAEGLILDLRDNGGGSLKTVVEMAGLFIKDGPIVQVRSTDKKPEVYNDKDERIQWDGPLVVLVNELSASASEILAAAIQDYKRGVVIGSKQTFGKGTVQNVIPLENIVRGNEHGDLGAIKLTTQKFYRINGGSTQLEGVKSDVVVPDRYSYIDLGERDQENPLTWDKISPAEYTPWDGYIDYEATIASSTKRMAQNNQIKLIEENAQWIKKAQDETVVSLKYDEYKKGLELDKEKAKYFKTISDYDSHLSFESLQYEKELFTQDSVLREKRDRWHKDLAKDVYVEEAVNVLQDLKLNNIKNSKLASVKG from the coding sequence ATGAAAAGAAATTTAGCCTACGCATTGATTGTAATGCTTGTTGCCGTAGCTTCATGCAGTTTTACCAACAAATCTTTTGAAACTGATGACAAGGACAAATTATTGTTGGATCTTATTACCTATGTATTGGAACGCGGCCATTACCAGCCAAAAGATATTGACGATGATTTTTCTGTTAATGTTTTTGAAGGCTTTTTGGATATTTTAGATCCCACAAAAAGATATTTTTTGGAAAGCGATATTCAGGAATTTGAAAAATATAAGTTTCAGTTGGATGATCAGATAAAGAATACCGATATAACTTTTTTTGATATGGTCTACCAACGCCTATTGAAGCGAATGGAAGATGCCAAGGAGATCTATAAAGAGGTTTTGGATGAACCTTTTGATTACTCGGTGGACGAAACCATTGAAATCAATTACGATGGTCAAGGATATGTGGACTCTCGCAAAGATTTGAAAGAACGTTGGAGAAAGCAGTTAAAATATGCCACTTTGGGCACTTACGATTCCAAACTTAATTTGAACAAGGAATCTGCCAAGGCGGGAACTGATGGGGATGAGCCTGTGGCTTTTGAAGACGAAAACAGAGCTGCCGGACCATTAACTCCGGAGCAGGCTGAAAAGGCAGCAAGGGAATCTACCAAGAATACCCTGGATGATTATTTCGATTTTGTAGATGATTTGGAACGTAAGGATTGGTTTGTACAATACTTGAACACCATAGTTGAAGTATTTGATCCACATACCTTCTATTTTGCTCCGGACGACAAAGAAAAATTTGATACCAGTATGTCTGGTAAATTTGAAGGTATTGGTGCCCGACTTCAAAAGAAAAAAGATCAGACCAAAATTGTAGAAATTATTTCCGGTGGACCCGTATGGAGAGATCAGCAATTGGAAGTTGGTGATGAGATATTAAAAGTAGGTCAAAATGGGGAAGCACCAGTGGATATTGTTGGTATGCGTTTGGATGATGCCATAAAGTTTATAAAAGGCCCTAAAGGTACTATCGTAGATTTGACGGTTAGAAAAGTAGATGGTTCCCTTGTGGTAATTTCCCTTACGAGGGATGTGGTGGAATTGGAAGAGTCCTATGCCAAATCTGCCGCCATAATTAAGGGTAATCAAAAATATGGACTTATCAATCTACCCAAGTTTTATGTGGATTTTGAGGACTATAATGAAAGAAACGCCGCTACGGATGTGGCGCAGGAAGTAGAAAGACTAAAAGAAGCAGGAGCGGAGGGGTTGATCTTGGATCTTCGTGATAATGGTGGCGGATCCCTTAAAACAGTGGTTGAAATGGCTGGGTTGTTTATTAAGGACGGACCAATTGTACAGGTAAGGTCTACCGATAAAAAACCTGAAGTTTACAATGATAAGGACGAACGTATTCAATGGGACGGTCCATTGGTAGTTTTGGTAAATGAATTGTCTGCTTCTGCATCCGAGATTTTGGCTGCGGCCATTCAGGATTATAAAAGAGGTGTAGTTATAGGTAGCAAACAAACCTTCGGTAAGGGAACTGTTCAAAATGTAATTCCCTTGGAGAATATTGTAAGAGGCAATGAGCACGGTGATCTTGGGGCTATTAAGTTGACTACCCAAAAATTCTATAGAATAAATGGGGGATCTACCCAATTGGAAGGGGTTAAGAGCGATGTTGTTGTTCCAGATCGTTATAGTTATATAGACCTAGGGGAAAGGGATCAGGAAAATCCCTTGACCTGGGATAAAATTTCCCCAGCGGAGTATACTCCTTGGGATGGCTATATTGATTACGAGGCCACTATTGCCAGCAGCACTAAAAGAATGGCCCAGAACAATCAAATAAAATTGATAGAGGAAAATGCCCAGTGGATCAAAAAAGCACAGGATGAAACCGTAGTCTCTTTGAAATATGACGAATATAAGAAGGGCTTGGAATTGGATAAGGAAAAAGCCAAGTATTTTAAGACCATCTCGGATTACGATTCTCACTTAAGCTTTGAATCTTTGCAATATGAAAAGGAGTTGTTTACGCAAGACTCTGTACTAAGGGAAAAGCGTGATCGTTGGCATAAAGATTTGGCCAAGGATGTTTATGTAGAGGAGGCTGTTAACGTTTTGCAGGATCTTAAATTGAATAACATAAAGAATTCTAAATTGGCCAGTGTAAAAGGCTAA
- the lpxB gene encoding lipid-A-disaccharide synthase, translated as MKYYIIAGEASGDLHGSNLIKALKKQDSDADIRCWGGDLMKAAGGDLVKHYKEMAFMGFLEVISNINQIFKNIAFCKEDISDFNPDVIVFIDYSGFNLRIASWAKKNKFRTNYYISPQIWASREGRIHKIKNDIDAMHVILPFEKEFYEKKHHYPVNFVGHPLIDAIGDIPRTSDKKFREENNLDLQKPIIALLPGSRKQEVQKMLTLMLSVTKSFPKFQFVIAGAPSLDLEFYQPFLKSSQVSLISNKTYDLLSLSYAALVTSGTATLETALFKIPQVVCYRANWISYQIAKRIITLKFISLVNLIMDKEVVKELIQGDLNTKNLTKELDKILNGPERKKQFEAYYELEKKLGGKGASEKAASLIIQSAQMDH; from the coding sequence ATGAAATACTATATCATCGCTGGCGAGGCATCGGGCGACCTGCATGGCTCCAACCTCATAAAAGCCCTTAAAAAACAGGATTCGGATGCCGACATTCGCTGTTGGGGCGGCGATCTAATGAAGGCCGCAGGAGGCGACTTGGTAAAGCATTACAAGGAAATGGCCTTTATGGGCTTCCTCGAGGTGATATCAAATATCAACCAAATTTTTAAAAATATCGCCTTTTGCAAAGAAGATATCAGCGATTTTAATCCTGATGTAATTGTCTTTATAGACTATTCCGGCTTTAATCTTAGAATAGCCTCTTGGGCAAAAAAGAACAAATTTAGGACCAATTATTATATTTCTCCGCAAATATGGGCCTCTCGGGAGGGCAGAATACATAAGATAAAAAACGATATTGATGCCATGCACGTAATTCTTCCTTTTGAAAAGGAGTTTTATGAAAAAAAACACCACTATCCTGTTAATTTTGTTGGCCATCCCCTTATAGACGCCATAGGTGATATTCCCAGGACCAGCGATAAAAAATTTAGGGAAGAGAATAATTTGGATTTGCAAAAACCTATTATTGCCCTTTTGCCGGGAAGCAGAAAACAGGAGGTTCAAAAAATGCTTACCCTTATGTTATCGGTTACAAAATCTTTCCCAAAATTTCAATTTGTAATTGCAGGGGCTCCCAGTTTGGATCTGGAATTTTACCAGCCCTTTCTGAAATCGTCCCAAGTAAGTCTTATTTCCAACAAGACCTATGACTTATTAAGCCTATCCTATGCCGCCCTGGTGACCAGCGGCACGGCCACCTTGGAAACGGCCCTTTTTAAGATTCCACAAGTAGTCTGTTACCGTGCCAATTGGATATCCTATCAAATTGCCAAAAGGATCATTACCCTTAAGTTTATTTCCCTTGTTAATCTTATAATGGATAAAGAAGTAGTAAAGGAACTTATCCAAGGTGATTTGAATACCAAAAACCTAACCAAAGAGCTCGATAAAATTTTGAACGGACCCGAAAGAAAGAAACAATTTGAAGCTTATTACGAATTGGAAAAAAAACTAGGAGGCAAGGGCGCCAGTGAAAAAGCAGCATCACTAATAATCCAAAGTGCCCAAATGGATCATTGA
- a CDS encoding IS1182 family transposase, whose protein sequence is MKRNFKEYNQQQNWLFPPSIEELIPEDHPVRIVNGVIEHLDLKPLIRAYSKDGQPSYHPKMMLKVMVYAYMDNTYSTRKIEKAMRENINFMWLSNKQVADHNTIARFRSQKLKDVFKDIFKQVVLLLAQEGLVKLKEVYTDGTKIESVAGRYTFVWGNALKTQKEKMARQLEEMWEYAQSIADEEDTDPTPPDFKKVDKEKVEKTAQKIDKILKGNPKASSKAKAKARYIAKNFPANLEKYEQQEQLLGNRSSYSKTDPDATFMRMKEDHMKNGQLKPGYNVQISSEDQFILNYTLHQDTNDIHTLRPHLENYEYLYQNLPETLTADAGYGSQENYGLLSEKGIKGYVKFNTFDKEQNKAGKKRKEKAPFHRDQLYYNEKEDHYVCPMGQRMEKIAQATKTTKSGYRQTVSKYSAKNCNGCPIRNVCFKGKYNRVIERNHALEHYKQKAREHLLSELGEIKRRKRTADVEPVFAHIKSNRNFKRFTHRGLDKVELEFGLHALAHNMRKKSA, encoded by the coding sequence ATGAAGCGCAATTTCAAGGAGTACAATCAACAACAAAATTGGCTTTTTCCTCCCTCTATTGAAGAATTAATTCCAGAAGACCATCCGGTTCGGATTGTCAATGGAGTTATCGAACATCTGGATCTAAAGCCACTAATTAGAGCCTATAGTAAAGACGGTCAGCCAAGTTATCATCCAAAGATGATGTTGAAGGTAATGGTCTATGCGTATATGGACAATACCTATTCTACCCGTAAGATAGAAAAGGCCATGCGGGAGAACATTAACTTCATGTGGCTCTCCAATAAGCAGGTGGCTGACCATAATACCATAGCCAGGTTTAGAAGCCAAAAGCTAAAGGATGTTTTCAAAGATATTTTTAAGCAAGTGGTATTATTGCTGGCCCAGGAAGGCCTTGTGAAGTTAAAAGAAGTTTATACCGATGGCACCAAAATAGAATCCGTAGCCGGCCGTTACACCTTTGTTTGGGGCAATGCCCTTAAAACCCAAAAAGAAAAGATGGCCCGGCAGCTCGAAGAGATGTGGGAGTATGCTCAAAGCATTGCTGATGAAGAGGATACCGATCCTACTCCTCCAGATTTTAAAAAAGTCGATAAGGAGAAGGTAGAAAAAACAGCTCAAAAGATTGACAAGATCCTCAAAGGGAATCCTAAAGCCAGCTCTAAAGCAAAAGCAAAAGCCCGCTATATTGCGAAAAATTTTCCTGCCAACCTGGAAAAATATGAGCAACAGGAGCAACTCCTTGGCAACCGAAGCAGTTATAGCAAAACAGATCCCGATGCTACTTTCATGCGAATGAAAGAAGACCATATGAAAAACGGGCAGCTTAAGCCAGGCTACAATGTACAGATCAGTTCCGAAGATCAGTTCATCCTAAATTATACCCTACACCAGGACACCAATGATATTCATACCCTACGGCCTCATCTTGAGAATTATGAATACCTCTATCAAAATCTTCCAGAAACTCTTACTGCTGATGCTGGTTACGGAAGCCAGGAAAACTATGGACTACTCTCTGAAAAAGGAATCAAAGGCTATGTAAAATTCAACACTTTTGATAAAGAACAAAATAAGGCAGGAAAAAAGCGTAAGGAAAAGGCTCCCTTCCACCGGGACCAACTTTATTACAATGAAAAGGAAGATCATTATGTATGTCCGATGGGACAGCGGATGGAGAAAATAGCCCAAGCAACAAAGACCACCAAATCAGGCTACAGGCAAACAGTAAGTAAGTATAGTGCAAAAAATTGCAATGGGTGTCCAATAAGGAATGTTTGTTTTAAAGGAAAATACAATCGGGTAATAGAACGTAACCATGCCCTGGAGCATTACAAACAGAAGGCTAGAGAGCATCTTTTATCTGAACTAGGAGAAATAAAGCGTAGAAAAAGAACGGCTGATGTGGAGCCGGTCTTTGCCCATATCAAATCTAACCGAAATTTTAAACGATTTACCCATCGCGGGTTGGATAAAGTGGAATTAGAGTTCGGATTACATGCCCTGGCGCATAATATGAGAAAGAAAAGTGCCTAA
- the msrB gene encoding peptide-methionine (R)-S-oxide reductase MsrB translates to MLTWKDIINYSVKGNPLPDKRVEKTEEEWQDLLTPEQFRITRNKGTEAPHSGALCSSHEAGKYSCICCETPLFDSTIKFNSGTGWPSFTQPIKENAIKYHKDTSFGMLRVEVMCNTCDAHLGHVFPDGPEPSGLRYCINSESMKIVKERVSDEQ, encoded by the coding sequence ATGTTAACTTGGAAAGATATTATTAATTATAGTGTTAAGGGAAACCCACTGCCCGATAAAAGAGTGGAAAAAACAGAAGAGGAATGGCAAGACCTACTAACTCCGGAACAATTTAGGATTACAAGAAACAAGGGAACCGAAGCACCACATAGCGGTGCGCTTTGCAGTAGCCATGAGGCGGGGAAATATAGTTGTATATGTTGTGAAACCCCCTTATTCGATTCCACCATAAAATTTAATTCGGGCACGGGCTGGCCAAGTTTTACACAGCCTATAAAAGAAAACGCCATTAAATACCACAAGGACACTTCTTTTGGTATGCTAAGGGTAGAAGTAATGTGCAATACCTGTGATGCCCATTTGGGGCATGTGTTTCCGGACGGACCAGAACCCAGTGGCTTGCGTTATTGTATTAATTCAGAATCTATGAAAATAGTTAAAGAAAGGGTATCAGATGAGCAGTAA
- the surE gene encoding 5'/3'-nucleotidase SurE yields the protein MTKPLILVTNDDGITAPGLRALIGFMMELGEVVVVAPDSPQSGMGHAITIDNTLYIKKIKVDLENGATEEYSCSGTPADCVKLGLQELLERKPDLCVSGINHGSNSSINVIYSGTMSAAIEAGIEGIPAIGFSLCDYSWNANFEASKEAVQKIVREALSNGIPNGVVLNVNIPKTDNKAPKGIKICRQARANWKEKFDKRTNPSGKEYYWLTGEFELLDKGEDTDEYALSQDYVSVVPTQFDLTAHHAIQNINNWKLND from the coding sequence ATGACGAAACCTTTGATCCTTGTGACCAACGACGACGGAATTACAGCCCCTGGCTTAAGGGCATTGATTGGATTTATGATGGAATTGGGAGAGGTAGTCGTAGTGGCCCCCGACAGTCCGCAATCGGGGATGGGGCATGCCATAACTATAGACAACACCCTTTATATAAAAAAGATCAAAGTAGATCTGGAAAACGGTGCAACTGAAGAATACAGTTGTAGCGGAACTCCGGCCGACTGTGTAAAACTTGGCCTTCAGGAACTCCTGGAAAGAAAACCCGATCTATGTGTAAGCGGTATAAACCATGGATCCAATTCCTCTATCAATGTTATTTACTCCGGTACTATGAGTGCCGCTATTGAAGCCGGAATTGAAGGTATACCTGCCATAGGCTTTTCCCTTTGTGATTATTCCTGGAACGCCAACTTTGAGGCCAGCAAGGAGGCAGTTCAAAAAATAGTCCGGGAGGCCCTAAGCAATGGCATTCCCAATGGGGTTGTGCTCAACGTTAATATTCCCAAAACCGACAATAAGGCACCCAAGGGTATAAAAATTTGCAGGCAGGCCAGAGCCAACTGGAAAGAAAAATTTGACAAAAGAACCAACCCCAGTGGAAAGGAATATTATTGGCTTACAGGCGAGTTTGAACTTTTGGACAAGGGAGAGGACACGGACGAATATGCCCTGTCCCAAGACTATGTTTCAGTAGTCCCCACGCAATTTGACCTAACGGCACACCACGCAATTCAAAATATTAACAATTGGAAACTAAATGATTAA
- a CDS encoding protein adenylyltransferase SelO, translated as MNLNIKDTFNTELPADPVRENTRRQVMQACYSYVKPKSTANPSLIHASNELAEDLGLTQDDLRSEEFISIFSGNSVVPGTNPYAMCYGGHQFGNWAGQLGDGRAINLFEVNHNNNQWALQLKGAGETPYSRTADGLAVLRSSIREYLCSEAMYHLGVPTTRALSLVLTGDQVLRDVLYNGNPEYEKGAVVCRVAPSFIRFGNFEILAARQDKKTLRTLTDYTIRHFFPSIKEGSKEAYLQFFKEVTNNTLDMIIHWQRVGFVHGVMNTDNMSILGLTIDYGPYGWLEGYEDGWTPNTTDRQYKRYRYGNQINIGLWNLYQLANALFPLIEDAKALEGILTEYRNNYSTKYLSMMKSKIGLFNNDENDAELLGRLEDNLQLTETDMTIFFRNLNRITIDSSTNEDFLNPVMDAFYVKEEVKGDILKKWKLWFTKYVDRLQKENISDRQRAEKMNEVNPKYVLRNYMAQLAIDAADKGDYSLLDEFFQLLKNPYQEQKQAEKWFVKRPEWARHKVGCSMLSCSS; from the coding sequence ATGAACCTTAACATTAAGGATACCTTTAATACTGAACTCCCTGCCGACCCTGTCCGCGAAAATACAAGAAGACAGGTCATGCAGGCATGCTATTCCTATGTAAAACCAAAATCGACTGCAAACCCTAGTTTGATCCATGCCTCCAATGAATTGGCCGAAGATCTGGGGCTGACCCAAGACGATCTAAGGTCCGAGGAGTTCATTAGTATTTTTAGTGGAAACTCGGTAGTACCTGGCACCAATCCTTATGCCATGTGCTACGGTGGTCACCAATTTGGTAATTGGGCCGGACAGCTGGGAGATGGCCGTGCCATTAATTTATTCGAAGTTAACCACAATAATAATCAATGGGCGCTACAACTTAAGGGCGCAGGGGAAACCCCTTATTCCAGAACCGCCGACGGACTGGCGGTATTGCGTTCCTCTATTAGGGAATACCTTTGCAGCGAAGCTATGTATCACTTGGGAGTACCCACTACAAGAGCACTATCACTAGTACTTACAGGAGACCAAGTACTAAGGGATGTACTATATAATGGCAATCCTGAATACGAAAAGGGAGCCGTGGTTTGCAGGGTGGCACCCTCTTTTATACGCTTTGGAAATTTTGAAATTCTTGCGGCCAGACAGGATAAAAAAACCTTAAGAACACTCACGGATTACACCATAAGGCATTTCTTTCCTAGTATAAAGGAGGGTAGCAAGGAAGCTTATCTCCAATTTTTTAAGGAGGTTACCAACAACACCCTTGATATGATCATCCACTGGCAACGCGTAGGTTTTGTGCATGGGGTAATGAATACAGATAATATGTCAATTCTTGGTCTCACTATAGATTACGGCCCCTATGGATGGCTGGAAGGTTACGAAGATGGTTGGACCCCCAATACCACAGACCGGCAGTATAAGCGCTATAGATATGGGAATCAAATAAACATTGGCCTATGGAACCTTTATCAATTGGCAAATGCCCTTTTCCCCTTAATAGAGGATGCCAAAGCGCTTGAAGGAATATTAACGGAATACCGTAATAATTATTCCACAAAATATCTCTCGATGATGAAATCTAAAATTGGGCTTTTCAATAATGATGAAAATGACGCAGAGCTTTTGGGCAGATTGGAAGACAACTTACAATTGACCGAAACGGATATGACCATATTTTTTAGAAATCTAAACCGTATTACAATAGATAGTTCTACAAATGAAGACTTTTTGAACCCAGTGATGGATGCCTTTTACGTAAAAGAAGAAGTCAAGGGCGATATCTTGAAAAAATGGAAGTTATGGTTTACCAAATACGTAGATAGATTACAAAAGGAAAATATAAGCGACCGGCAGAGAGCGGAAAAAATGAACGAAGTAAACCCAAAATATGTCCTGAGAAATTACATGGCTCAACTGGCCATAGATGCTGCGGACAAAGGGGACTACTCCCTCTTGGATGAATTTTTCCAATTATTAAAAAATCCGTATCAAGAGCAAAAGCAAGCAGAAAAATGGTTTGTTAAGCGACCGGAATGGGCCAGGCACAAAGTAGGATGTTCCATGCTGTCCTGTAGCTCATAG
- a CDS encoding GNAT family N-acetyltransferase → MQNNINTDNLTVVHEKDNNRFTMAINGEIAKVVYQLRDHKMYLTYSEVPFKLRGKGYGKELVERSFEQLTKEGYKAVAVCSYIKAVARRSEKWNSIIE, encoded by the coding sequence ATGCAAAATAACATTAACACAGATAATTTGACCGTAGTGCACGAAAAAGATAACAATAGATTTACCATGGCTATTAATGGCGAAATTGCCAAGGTGGTATACCAGTTACGGGATCATAAAATGTATTTGACCTATTCCGAGGTACCCTTTAAACTTAGGGGCAAAGGATATGGCAAGGAACTAGTGGAGCGCAGCTTTGAGCAGTTGACCAAAGAAGGATATAAGGCAGTAGCGGTATGCTCATATATAAAGGCTGTTGCCAGAAGAAGTGAAAAATGGAACTCGATAATTGAATAA
- a CDS encoding C40 family peptidase, with protein MIQRFLSLFLITLLVGCGAAKKKTTSREERKITVEASERPTEIKGETPLGGESINKPANKISEQIINTALTFSGTRYKFGGTTNKGMDCSGLLYVAFGEHDIQLPRASYQMAEEGQKINLKEVSKGDLLFFGTSRRKNNINHVGLVVQVDGDDIKFIHSTSSRGVIVSSLQEGYWNYAFIKAARIL; from the coding sequence ATGATCCAAAGATTTCTTTCTTTATTCCTAATTACATTACTGGTTGGCTGCGGAGCGGCTAAGAAAAAAACTACCTCGCGCGAAGAAAGAAAAATAACCGTGGAAGCTTCCGAAAGACCAACCGAAATAAAAGGCGAGACTCCTTTAGGCGGTGAATCCATAAACAAACCCGCGAACAAAATAAGTGAGCAAATCATAAATACTGCCCTGACGTTTTCGGGCACCCGCTATAAATTTGGAGGCACTACCAACAAAGGTATGGATTGCTCCGGATTACTTTACGTTGCTTTCGGGGAACATGATATTCAATTGCCACGAGCCTCTTATCAAATGGCAGAGGAAGGACAAAAAATAAATTTAAAGGAGGTCAGCAAGGGCGACCTACTTTTTTTTGGGACCTCCAGAAGAAAGAACAACATAAACCATGTAGGCCTGGTAGTACAGGTAGACGGGGATGATATAAAATTCATCCATTCCACCTCATCCCGAGGTGTTATAGTTTCCTCTTTGCAGGAGGGTTATTGGAACTATGCCTTTATCAAGGCTGCCCGGATCCTCTAG